A part of Gossypium hirsutum isolate 1008001.06 chromosome A07, Gossypium_hirsutum_v2.1, whole genome shotgun sequence genomic DNA contains:
- the LOC121232229 gene encoding pseudouridine-5'-phosphate glycosidase, translating into MASSSPSSSSAVKRLSNLSNHLCPTNSNPLVKVSAQVSQALSTGLPVVALESTIISHGMPYPQNLETAKEVEAIVRDNGAVPATIAILDGVPCIGLNLEQLERLARKGKSAQKTARRDIAYVVATKRNGATTVSATMFFAAMVGIPLFVTGGIGGVHRHGEHTMDISSDLTELGRTPVAVVSAGVKSILDIPRTLEYLETQGVCVAAYKTNEFPAFFTETSGCKVPCRLDIPEECARLIDANRKLNLGNGVLIAVPIAKEYSASGSLIESAIQQALTEAREKNITGNAETPFLLARVNEITGGASLASNIALVKNNAAIGAKISVALAQLLK; encoded by the exons ATGGCGTCTTCTTCTCCATCATCATCATCGGCTGTTAAAAGACTATCAAATCTCAGCAACCATCTTTGCCCAACTAACTCAAACCCTTTAGTCAAAGTATCTGCTCAAGTGTCCCAGGCTCTGTCCACTGGTCTCCCGGTTGTTGCTCTCGAGTCCACCATCATTTCCCAtg GAATGCCGTATCCGCAGAATCTTGAAACAGCCAAGGAGGTGGAGGCGATTGTGAGGGACAATGGAGCTGTTCCTGCTACCATCGCCATTCTTGATGGCGTACCATGCATAG GTTTGAATTTGGAACAACTGGAAAGGCTTGCCCGAAAGGGAAAAAGTGCTCAAAAGACAGCTCGAAGGGACATTGCATATGTT GTGGCCACCAAGAGGAATGGTGCAACAACTGTTTCTGCAACTATGTTTTTCGCTGCCATG GTTGGTATACCTCTTTTTGTTACTGGGGGAATTGGGGGAGTGCATAGGCATGGCGAGCATA CAATGGATATATCCTCTGACCTCACGGAGCTTGGAAGGACACCTGTAGCAGTCGTTTCTGCTGGTGTAAAATCTATATTAGATATTCCAAGGACACTGGAATATTTG GAAACTCAGGGAGTTTGTGTTGCTGCTTACAAGACCAATGAGTTTCCAGCTTTTTTTACTGAAACAAGTGGCTGCAAG GTGCCTTGTCGGTTAGATATCCCAGAAGAATGTGCACGGTTAATTG ATGCAAACAGGAAGCTTAATCTCGGAAATGGAGTACTGATTGCAGTTCCCATCGCAAAAGAATACTCAGCTTCTGGAAGCTTAATAGAGTCTGCAATACAACAAGCTCTTACAGAAGCCAG GGAAAAGAACATAACAGGGAATGCTGAGACTCCATTCTTGCTCGCTAGGGTTAATGAAATAACTGGAGGAGCATCACTTGCTTCAA ACATTGCGCTTGTGAAAAATAATGCTGCTATCGGTGCTAAGATATCTGTAGCCCTGGCCCAGCTCCTCAAATAA
- the LOC121232230 gene encoding uncharacterized protein isoform X2, with amino-acid sequence MTAIASVMSATAINAMRPKTRPRPQFKSLVLMMVGSHWAWGQCETSIPKLISQCGQYVEGSGPETTPSKACCDVITSLDIPCMCKYVTPDVEKLVNMEKVVFVAKSCGLTLQPGMKCGSFVVPPSV; translated from the exons atgaccgcaatagcatccgttatgtccgcaaccgcgataaacgcaatgcgaccgaaaacgcgaccgcgaccgcaatttaaatccctggtgTTGATGATGGTTGGAAGCCATTGGGCATGGGGGCAGTGCGAGACGAGCATCCCAAAGCTCATATCCCAATGCGGGCAATACGTAGAAGGATCAGGGCCGGAAACGACTCCATCCAAGGCTTGCTGTGATGTGATAACAAGTCTGGATATTCCATGCATGTGCAAGTACGTGACACCAGATGTTGAGAAGCTTGTGAACATGGAAAAGGTTGTGTTTGTTGCTAAATCCTGTGGATTGACACTTCAACCTGGAATGAAATGCGGAA GCTTCGTTGTTCCGCCATCTGTTTGA
- the LOC121232230 gene encoding uncharacterized protein isoform X1, whose amino-acid sequence MAWWLRLAVLMMVGSHWAWGQCETSIPKLISQCGQYVEGSGPETTPSKACCDVITSLDIPCMCKYVTPDVEKLVNMEKVVFVAKSCGLTLQPGMKCGSTYFTYLLTSFHVLLLLLLLFISYICDYFIFNQVVVSGFVVPPSV is encoded by the exons ATGGCGTGGTGGTTGAGGTTGGCA gtgTTGATGATGGTTGGAAGCCATTGGGCATGGGGGCAGTGCGAGACGAGCATCCCAAAGCTCATATCCCAATGCGGGCAATACGTAGAAGGATCAGGGCCGGAAACGACTCCATCCAAGGCTTGCTGTGATGTGATAACAAGTCTGGATATTCCATGCATGTGCAAGTACGTGACACCAGATGTTGAGAAGCTTGTGAACATGGAAAAGGTTGTGTTTGTTGCTAAATCCTGTGGATTGACACTTCAACCTGGAATGAAATGCGGAAGTACCTACTTTACATACCTTTTAACATCCTTCcatgttcttcttcttcttcttcttcttttcatttcatatatttgtgattatttcatttttaaccaAGTTGTTGTTTCAGGCTTCGTTGTTCCGCCATCTGTTTGA